The Candidatus Manganitrophus noduliformans genome window below encodes:
- a CDS encoding type IV secretory system conjugative DNA transfer family protein, with translation MAREPDNPIVYFAKTDFRNEEKKFGIKRYDRRAHMYVIGKTGTGKSTLLETMILQDIESGQGLALLDPHGDLVEKIAAKIPERRKDDLIYFNVPDDTRTFAFNPLERVDPQKRSLAAAGLLEAFKKLWSDSWGPRLEHILRNALLALYDQPEATLSDVLRLLEDDAFRRNAALRIHNAQVRAFWLREYEAYPSRFRVEAIAPIQNKVGAFLSDPRLHRILVQPRSSFNLRNVMDEGKILLVNLSKGKIGEDTAALLGALLVTSIGLAALSRAEIPEQERRDFYLYLDEFQSFTTLSLAKMLSELRKYRMGMVLAHQYLSQLDEQIRDAVLGNVGTLISFRVGMSDAEILAKEFYPTFSAGDLIRLSNHHVYLKLMIDGMPSEPFSAKTIISLK, from the coding sequence ATGGCCAGAGAACCGGATAACCCGATTGTTTATTTCGCAAAGACTGATTTTAGGAATGAAGAAAAGAAGTTCGGCATCAAGCGATACGACCGGCGCGCGCATATGTATGTGATCGGTAAGACAGGAACCGGTAAGTCAACGTTGCTGGAGACGATGATCCTCCAGGATATCGAGTCCGGACAGGGGTTGGCGCTTCTTGATCCACATGGAGACTTGGTCGAGAAAATCGCCGCGAAAATTCCTGAGAGGCGAAAGGACGACCTCATCTACTTTAATGTGCCTGATGACACAAGGACGTTCGCCTTTAATCCTCTGGAGCGGGTCGATCCCCAGAAGCGGTCCCTTGCCGCTGCGGGTCTGCTTGAAGCGTTTAAGAAACTCTGGTCTGATTCGTGGGGGCCGCGGCTGGAGCATATTCTCCGAAACGCGCTCCTCGCGCTGTATGACCAGCCGGAGGCGACGCTCTCAGATGTTCTAAGGTTACTGGAGGACGACGCCTTCCGGAGGAACGCCGCGTTGCGGATTCATAACGCGCAGGTAAGAGCATTCTGGCTTAGGGAATATGAGGCCTATCCTTCCCGGTTTCGGGTGGAAGCAATCGCTCCGATCCAGAACAAGGTCGGGGCGTTTCTCTCTGATCCAAGGCTTCATCGCATTTTGGTTCAACCAAGAAGCTCATTTAACCTGAGAAATGTGATGGATGAGGGGAAGATCTTGCTCGTCAACCTCTCGAAAGGAAAGATCGGGGAGGATACGGCGGCGCTCCTCGGGGCCTTGCTTGTTACGAGCATCGGTCTTGCGGCATTGAGCAGGGCGGAGATCCCGGAGCAGGAGCGGAGAGACTTCTATCTCTACCTCGATGAGTTTCAGAGTTTTACCACATTGAGTCTTGCGAAGATGTTATCCGAACTGAGGAAGTACCGCATGGGGATGGTGCTTGCTCACCAATACCTTTCTCAGCTTGATGAGCAAATCCGGGACGCCGTTCTCGGGAATGTCGGGACCCTCATTTCCTTTAGGGTAGGGATGTCCGATGCTGAAATACTCGCCAAAGAGTTTTATCCGACCTTTTCCGCTGGTGATTTAATCAGACTCTCCAATCACCATGTTTATCTCAAGTTGATGATCGATGGAATGCCGAGCGAGCCGTTTAGTGCGAAGACCATCATATCTCTGAAATGA
- a CDS encoding response regulator transcription factor: MKAKKAAQTDKRVDRRSIRARSITEREAAVLRLVALGYENREIAEELGITVKTVGTHRFKIMNKLAFRNVADLIRYAIAMGIAPIEIE, from the coding sequence ATGAAGGCTAAAAAAGCAGCCCAAACCGATAAAAGAGTCGATCGGCGATCAATCAGGGCAAGAAGCATCACCGAACGGGAGGCGGCCGTGCTGCGGCTCGTCGCGCTCGGTTACGAAAACAGGGAAATCGCCGAAGAACTCGGTATAACGGTAAAGACGGTGGGAACCCATCGCTTTAAAATCATGAACAAACTCGCCTTTCGAAACGTCGCGGATTTAATACGCTACGCGATTGCGATGGGAATCGCTCCAATTGAGATCGAATAA
- a CDS encoding RecB family exonuclease, whose protein sequence is MTVDTILKEREEQVTPKQRAYLSYSRINKYLHCPEQYRLYYVENIRPRIPAASLVFGQIIHKALEHLLRNQGDPVKWFLEAWNAFKEVELRYSQKESWEKLHAIGWSLLEKFQKEELSRLGKISGTEKVFELNITSLPLPLVGVIDLITEMDSKKTVVDFKTAASAYDEHEVILSDQLTTYQLAEPEAEQTALCVLVKTKEPRIEWHLSERKPEMVIEYLEKVHYVAQEIAAGQFYKRPGKWCGYCDYLPICTGDTKKTEDTLMHIEFAS, encoded by the coding sequence ATGACAGTCGATACGATCCTCAAAGAACGTGAAGAGCAAGTTACTCCGAAACAGAGAGCCTATCTCTCGTATTCCCGGATCAACAAATATCTTCACTGTCCGGAACAGTACCGCCTCTATTATGTCGAGAATATAAGGCCAAGGATTCCGGCCGCAAGTCTGGTTTTCGGTCAGATTATTCATAAGGCACTGGAGCATCTTCTTCGGAACCAAGGTGATCCGGTGAAATGGTTCCTAGAAGCTTGGAATGCGTTCAAGGAGGTGGAACTGCGATACAGCCAGAAGGAATCATGGGAGAAGCTTCATGCGATCGGCTGGAGTCTCCTTGAGAAATTCCAGAAGGAGGAGCTTTCCCGATTGGGGAAGATAAGCGGGACAGAGAAGGTCTTCGAGCTAAACATCACGAGCCTTCCTTTACCCCTTGTCGGCGTGATCGACCTCATTACTGAAATGGACAGCAAGAAGACGGTGGTTGATTTCAAAACCGCTGCTTCCGCCTATGACGAGCACGAGGTGATTCTCTCGGATCAGCTGACCACTTATCAGCTTGCCGAACCGGAGGCGGAGCAAACCGCTCTCTGCGTATTGGTCAAAACCAAGGAGCCACGGATTGAGTGGCACCTAAGCGAGAGAAAGCCGGAGATGGTCATCGAGTATCTCGAAAAGGTTCATTATGTAGCGCAGGAGATCGCCGCCGGCCAGTTCTACAAGCGGCCGGGGAAGTGGTGCGGGTACTGCGATTACCTGCCTATATGTACAGGTGATACAAAGAAAACTGAGGACACTTTAATGCATATCGAGTTTGCATCTTGA
- a CDS encoding type IV secretory system conjugative DNA transfer family protein: MRREAVSTRVREEPALLPNLTEEQTERFYAWEKRGRGWQLWPYPVDIEPPYVPFFQASRAEEPTDDGRRPSDAPKQAAYICSAGAILFFLLSLSLFNPTLFVLAIGLSVWPAIYFSQKNKEAVSGHVDLLETPDEEEIDFPAPSMMEKGDLCFVQIVAPPETDIGKETSERLLLAMKYNQSPVAFEIVGTEKEILFQLACHKEDKEQLLAQLQAYFSEAHCLEGEDAIGRALKTAFQEEDTEGKGVIVDFGLNNEFMQPVGTVRDFRADPLSAFFGVISRLRSQEVGIFQVLIKPVREDWAESIRWSVTDWEGKPFFLDAPEMTKRAAEKTASPLFAAIVRASGFSKDRDQAFAIVKRLGAGLEQFSLPGSNSFIPLSNEGYDFDDHLEDLILRQSHRSGMLLNSEELVSFAHLPSASVRSEKLTRWSKKSKAAPPMVAHHALTLGENIHGGERKVVGIAPDQRTRHTYVIGASGTGKSTLLLNMITQDIKNGEGVAVLDPHGDLIDQILGYVPNERLPDVILFDPSDAEYPVGFNILSAHSELEKNLLSSDLVAVFRRLSTSWGDQMTSVLGNAILAFLESKNGGTLSDLRRFLIEPAFRKNFLHTVTDPEVAYYWEREYPLLAGKPQAPLLTRLDTFLRPKLIRHMVSQKENKVDFRKIMDGGKIFLAKFSQGAVGEENSYLLGTLLVSKLHQIAMSRQEVKESARRNFYLYIDEFQNFITPSMAAILSGARKYHLGLILAHQELRQLWSKDAEVASAVIANPCTRICFRLGEFDAEKLEDGFTSFDAKDLQNLGVGEAICRVERAEYDFNLKTFPMVAVDPDVAEKKRERILTLSREKYALRREEVEAALAAGRAQVAQSPVIPEEGCRVEEPVKKESVKKEKKEPVISRPYIEQAEEPVRKRTLPEDPAPLGRGGQQHKYLQQLIKKIAEHKGYRATIEKQVLDGAGSIDVALEREGKKIACEISITTNGEQELGNVEKCLAAGYDSVILVSSEKRNLNKIKEYISGRLEKGSLERVLFLHTEEVILYLDELDAQSASKEETVRGYKVKVNYQSVEETQKQTRRQAVAQVIMQAMKRMKEEK, translated from the coding sequence ATGAGAAGGGAAGCCGTCTCGACAAGGGTAAGGGAGGAGCCTGCCCTCCTTCCGAACCTCACCGAAGAGCAAACAGAGCGCTTCTATGCATGGGAGAAGAGGGGCCGGGGCTGGCAGCTCTGGCCGTATCCGGTCGACATCGAGCCGCCGTATGTTCCCTTCTTCCAGGCTTCCCGAGCAGAAGAACCGACCGATGATGGCCGCCGGCCCTCAGACGCGCCGAAGCAAGCCGCCTACATTTGCTCGGCCGGAGCGATTCTCTTTTTTTTATTATCTCTGAGTCTATTTAATCCAACCCTCTTCGTTTTGGCGATCGGCCTTTCCGTCTGGCCAGCCATTTATTTCTCACAAAAGAACAAAGAGGCTGTAAGCGGCCATGTAGATCTTCTCGAAACGCCGGATGAAGAGGAGATTGACTTCCCCGCCCCTTCCATGATGGAGAAGGGGGATCTTTGTTTCGTTCAGATCGTTGCTCCCCCGGAAACGGATATCGGCAAAGAAACCTCGGAGCGGCTTCTCCTCGCCATGAAGTACAACCAATCCCCCGTGGCCTTTGAGATAGTGGGAACGGAAAAGGAGATCCTCTTCCAATTGGCGTGTCACAAGGAGGATAAAGAGCAGCTTTTAGCGCAGCTTCAGGCATACTTTTCCGAAGCCCACTGTCTTGAAGGGGAGGATGCGATCGGGCGTGCTCTCAAGACCGCCTTCCAAGAGGAGGATACGGAGGGGAAGGGTGTCATCGTCGACTTTGGCCTCAATAACGAATTCATGCAGCCGGTTGGGACGGTACGGGATTTTCGCGCTGATCCTTTATCAGCGTTCTTTGGCGTCATCTCTCGCCTGCGTTCTCAGGAAGTTGGAATCTTTCAAGTGCTCATAAAGCCGGTGCGAGAGGATTGGGCGGAAAGTATTAGGTGGTCGGTCACCGATTGGGAGGGAAAGCCATTCTTCCTTGATGCCCCTGAGATGACGAAGCGGGCGGCCGAGAAGACGGCAAGTCCCCTCTTTGCCGCGATTGTTCGGGCCTCCGGTTTCTCAAAGGATAGAGATCAAGCGTTCGCCATCGTGAAGCGCCTGGGAGCAGGACTGGAGCAGTTTTCTCTTCCCGGTAGCAATTCCTTTATTCCCCTCTCGAACGAAGGGTACGATTTCGACGACCATCTGGAGGACCTCATCCTCCGGCAGAGCCATCGGTCGGGGATGCTCTTGAATTCCGAGGAGCTGGTCTCGTTTGCCCATCTTCCCTCCGCTTCGGTTAGGTCCGAAAAACTCACCCGGTGGAGCAAGAAGAGCAAAGCGGCTCCTCCGATGGTGGCTCATCATGCGCTTACCCTGGGAGAAAACATCCATGGCGGGGAGCGAAAGGTTGTGGGCATCGCTCCGGATCAGCGCACGCGCCATACGTATGTCATCGGCGCTTCAGGCACTGGGAAGAGCACGCTGCTCCTCAATATGATCACTCAGGATATCAAGAACGGAGAGGGGGTCGCTGTCTTGGATCCCCACGGGGACTTGATCGATCAGATTCTCGGATATGTGCCCAATGAGCGGCTCCCCGATGTGATCCTCTTTGATCCCTCGGATGCGGAATATCCGGTCGGCTTTAACATCCTCTCGGCCCATTCGGAATTGGAGAAAAATCTTCTCTCCTCGGATTTGGTCGCCGTGTTTCGGCGGCTCTCCACCTCGTGGGGAGATCAGATGACCTCGGTTTTGGGGAATGCCATTCTTGCCTTCCTGGAGAGCAAGAACGGAGGGACGCTTTCGGATCTTAGACGCTTTCTTATTGAACCTGCTTTCCGGAAAAACTTCCTCCATACAGTAACCGATCCCGAAGTTGCCTATTACTGGGAGAGGGAGTATCCCCTGCTTGCTGGCAAGCCCCAGGCGCCGTTGCTTACCCGGCTTGATACCTTCCTCCGACCGAAACTGATCCGGCATATGGTCTCGCAAAAGGAGAATAAGGTTGATTTCAGGAAGATCATGGACGGAGGAAAGATCTTCCTTGCGAAGTTTTCCCAGGGCGCGGTTGGAGAGGAGAACTCGTATCTTTTGGGTACCCTTCTGGTTTCCAAGCTTCACCAAATTGCGATGAGCCGTCAGGAGGTAAAGGAGTCGGCCCGCAGGAACTTCTACCTTTACATCGATGAATTCCAGAACTTCATTACCCCCTCGATGGCGGCGATTCTCTCCGGGGCGCGGAAATACCATCTTGGCTTGATTCTCGCTCACCAGGAGTTGCGGCAACTGTGGAGCAAGGACGCGGAGGTGGCAAGTGCGGTGATTGCGAACCCTTGCACCCGGATCTGCTTCCGTTTGGGAGAATTTGACGCCGAAAAACTTGAAGACGGATTTACCTCCTTTGATGCGAAAGACCTCCAGAACCTCGGCGTTGGAGAGGCGATCTGCCGCGTTGAGCGGGCGGAGTATGATTTTAACCTGAAAACATTCCCTATGGTTGCTGTCGATCCGGATGTGGCGGAAAAGAAACGGGAGCGCATTCTCACCTTATCACGAGAGAAATACGCTTTGCGGCGGGAGGAAGTGGAGGCCGCGCTTGCGGCCGGCAGAGCGCAAGTAGCGCAGTCCCCTGTCATTCCCGAAGAAGGTTGTCGGGTGGAAGAGCCGGTAAAAAAAGAGAGCGTTAAAAAGGAAAAGAAAGAGCCTGTGATCTCACGACCCTACATTGAGCAGGCGGAGGAACCGGTCCGTAAGCGGACACTGCCGGAGGACCCCGCGCCGCTCGGTCGCGGCGGGCAGCAGCACAAATATCTTCAGCAACTGATCAAGAAAATCGCGGAGCACAAGGGATATCGGGCGACAATAGAGAAGCAAGTTCTGGATGGAGCGGGGAGCATCGATGTTGCTTTAGAGAGGGAAGGTAAAAAGATCGCCTGTGAGATCTCGATTACGACAAACGGAGAGCAGGAATTAGGGAATGTCGAGAAGTGCCTCGCGGCGGGGTATGACTCCGTGATTCTTGTTTCTTCCGAGAAGAGGAACCTCAACAAGATAAAGGAATATATATCCGGGCGGTTGGAAAAAGGGAGCCTTGAGCGGGTCCTCTTCCTTCACACGGAAGAGGTTATTCTCTATCTTGATGAACTTGATGCTCAATCGGCAAGCAAAGAGGAAACGGTGAGAGGCTACAAAGTAAAGGTAAATTACCAGTCGGTCGAGGAGACGCAAAAGCAAACCCGCCGGCAGGCCGTGGCGCAGGTGATCATGCAGGCAATGAAGCGGATGAAGGAGGAGAAGTGA
- a CDS encoding SWIM zinc finger family protein: protein MTTEQFEKRKERSERETFIISKTEGGFRVYSPAHPGMSYQVSGTSETSTCTCPDFESHKSDPAWQCKHILAVQTQWEKKNGTPPKSNGTQPTEVQPLLPKQASVPPTNPGSSTMLIKRSVSPDGRIDSLSVEFSCSVEKMPGKEIVVRAENALQIQSEIVERFLKGKPKQNNQEAAKEEPAKANSISGPVLAKMLTIGGMPSKWGRRLFISIDINGKNVKLFGGRKQLAEHLVTAGFPYLAPHISEGMKLDLSCRVITKPSKDGKYLDIEKVMPVEKASTSGRAK, encoded by the coding sequence ATGACCACGGAACAGTTTGAGAAAAGAAAGGAGCGATCGGAGCGGGAGACGTTCATCATCTCCAAAACCGAGGGAGGATTCAGGGTCTACTCTCCGGCTCACCCCGGAATGTCATATCAGGTCAGCGGCACATCCGAAACCTCTACCTGCACCTGCCCTGATTTTGAGTCCCACAAGTCCGATCCGGCATGGCAGTGCAAACATATCCTCGCAGTCCAGACACAGTGGGAGAAAAAAAACGGTACGCCTCCAAAATCAAATGGAACGCAGCCAACCGAAGTACAACCCCTCTTACCTAAGCAGGCGAGCGTTCCTCCGACAAACCCCGGCTCTTCTACCATGCTCATTAAAAGGAGCGTGAGCCCGGATGGGCGTATCGATTCTCTCTCCGTAGAGTTTTCGTGCTCCGTAGAGAAGATGCCGGGCAAGGAGATTGTCGTCCGTGCCGAGAACGCTCTCCAGATTCAATCAGAGATCGTAGAGCGTTTTCTCAAAGGCAAGCCGAAACAGAATAACCAGGAAGCCGCAAAGGAAGAACCTGCCAAGGCAAATAGCATCAGCGGTCCGGTTCTCGCCAAGATGCTCACGATTGGGGGAATGCCAAGTAAATGGGGCCGGCGGCTTTTCATTAGCATCGACATAAATGGAAAGAACGTGAAGCTCTTTGGCGGTCGCAAGCAGTTGGCCGAGCACCTTGTCACTGCTGGGTTTCCGTATCTTGCGCCCCACATCTCGGAAGGCATGAAATTGGATCTCTCATGCCGGGTGATCACAAAACCGAGCAAGGACGGAAAGTATCTGGATATTGAGAAGGTCATGCCTGTTGAAAAGGCTTCCACATCAGGGAGGGCAAAATGA